Proteins from one Ahaetulla prasina isolate Xishuangbanna chromosome 2, ASM2864084v1, whole genome shotgun sequence genomic window:
- the TESPA1 gene encoding protein TESPA1, with the protein MASDDMVDSTNKITSSISEVLDLCQTDAETILGNLGFTEELAQAATWIPDRFFSVPSQAEGINFPLFLRAQIQRIEMEDPCLMLVSRFRDVQTVGETADDCFCLYSYLSKTPVQEISPGHLFWAFPEIPDSWTVPSQPESSSPLHALQKAMRLCTSSQKGWPLRAFTVQSPVNCMAQEMWEGISKGHKGRFPFNVEDLEDETQAMPTKDSVCHSRIGRRVVSSRTAFVETPLVISPCSYCETPYYSWKNADISLPGWLSFHFGGTRKKTLDNVGPQELCHFGHHSSPEATSPDETSEESDEE; encoded by the exons ATGGCTTCCGATGACATGGTAGACAGCACTAATAAGATCACTTCCAG CATTTCAGAAGTGCTGGACCTCTGTCAGACTGATGCTGAGACCATTCTTGGCAACTTGGGATTCACAGAAGAATTAGCACAGGCTGCCACTTGGATTCCTGATCGGTTCTTCTCTGTTCCATCCCAAGCTGAGGGAATAAATTTCCCTCTCTTTCTAAGAGCTCAAATCCAGCGGATCGAGATGGAGGATCCTTGCCTGATGTTAGTAA GTCGATTCAGAGATGTCCAAACTGTGGGTGAAACAGCTGATGATTGCTTCTGCCTCTATTCATATCTATCTAAGACACCAGTGCAGGAGATCTCACCTGGCCACTTGTTTTGGGCCTTTCCAGAAATCCCGGATTCCTGGACTGTTCCTTCCCAGCCAGAGTCTTCATCTCCTCTCCATGCCCTGCAAAAAGCTATGCGCTTGTGTACCTCATCCCAGAAAGGATGGCCCCTGAGAGCATTCACTGTGCAGTCTCCTGTGAATTGCATGGCACAGGAAATGTGGGAAGGGATATCCAAGGGTCACAAAGGTCGATTTCCATTTAATGTGGAAGATCTGGAAGATGAAACTCAAGCAATGCCCACAAAGGATTCAGTTTGTCACAGTAGGATAGGAAGAAGGGTGGTTTCTTCGAGGACTGCCTTCGTAGAGACGCCACTGGTGATTTCTCCCTGTAGCTACTGTGAAACTCCATATTATTCTTGGAAAAATGCAGATATATCCTTGCCAGGGTGgctttctttccactttggtgggACAAGAAAGAAGACGTTGGACAATGTTGGCCCCCAAGAGTTATGCCATTTTGGACATCATTCTTCTCCAGAGGCTACCTCTCCAGATGAAACCAGTGAAGAATCTGATGAAGAGTAA